One Euzebya sp. genomic window carries:
- the gyrB gene encoding DNA topoisomerase (ATP-hydrolyzing) subunit B, which translates to MASDEIDGVPPGRDEEAEIVVPSDPAPGGAPHEYVASGGAHEYVASDITVLEGLEAVRKRPGMYIGSTGPRGLHHLVWEVVDNSVDEAMAGRCDRIDVVLTADGGVRITDDGRGIPVLEHPTQKKSTLEVVMTVLHAGGKFDNQAYAVSGGLHGVGISVVNALSSRLVAEVKRDGHLWRQSYQRGVPDGPVSQVRPLAEGEGTGTTITFWADDTVFETTELNWETLVTRFRETAFLTAGLRITVTDEGVDPDEEEGPRHAEFHAEGGLSDFVAHLNATKKTEVQEEVIAFTGSEQHETEGMAEIDVAMQWTSEYHDSIHSFANTINTHEGGTHEEGFRAALTSVVNRMAKEAGILPTKGKDGIENLDAADIREGLTAVLSVKLGDPQFEGQTKTKLGNTHIRSFVQRTVNEHLKTWFEEHPNEGKRIFLKAVSSAQARMAARQARDLTRRKGLLDSTSLPGKLADCQSRNPEECEIFVVEGDSAGGTSKQARKREYQAILPIRGKILNVEKARITKILENKEIQALITAIGTGIGEEFDITKARYHKVVMLMDADVDGAHIRTLVLTFLFRYMRELIEAGYVYIAQPPLYQIKPKGSKSKKNMRYALNDAERDRIVAEMTNGEGRKVEIGRLKGLGEMDAEQLEVTTMDPRTRKMLQVSLQDAAAADQMFSILMGDDVEARRDFIVRNAKNVEFLDV; encoded by the coding sequence GTGGCAAGCGACGAAATCGATGGTGTGCCCCCAGGACGGGACGAGGAGGCCGAGATCGTGGTCCCGTCGGACCCCGCCCCCGGCGGCGCGCCGCATGAGTACGTCGCCTCGGGAGGGGCGCATGAATACGTCGCGTCTGACATCACCGTGCTCGAGGGGTTGGAGGCCGTCCGCAAGCGGCCCGGCATGTACATCGGCTCGACCGGCCCCCGCGGGCTGCACCACCTGGTCTGGGAGGTCGTCGACAACTCCGTCGACGAGGCGATGGCCGGTCGCTGCGACCGCATCGACGTGGTCCTGACCGCCGACGGGGGCGTGCGGATCACCGACGACGGTCGCGGCATCCCCGTCCTCGAGCACCCGACGCAGAAGAAGTCGACCCTCGAGGTCGTCATGACCGTCCTCCACGCGGGCGGGAAGTTCGACAACCAGGCCTACGCGGTGTCCGGTGGCCTCCACGGCGTCGGCATCTCGGTCGTCAACGCGCTGTCGAGCCGTCTCGTCGCCGAGGTGAAGCGCGACGGGCACCTGTGGCGCCAGTCCTACCAGCGCGGTGTCCCCGACGGTCCCGTCTCCCAGGTCCGCCCCCTCGCCGAGGGCGAGGGCACCGGCACCACGATCACCTTCTGGGCCGACGACACCGTGTTCGAGACCACCGAGCTGAACTGGGAGACGCTGGTCACCCGGTTCCGCGAGACGGCATTCCTGACAGCCGGCCTGCGGATCACGGTCACCGACGAGGGCGTGGACCCCGACGAGGAGGAAGGGCCCCGCCACGCGGAGTTCCACGCCGAGGGCGGTCTGAGCGACTTCGTCGCGCACCTCAACGCCACGAAGAAGACCGAGGTGCAGGAGGAGGTCATCGCCTTCACCGGCTCGGAGCAGCACGAGACCGAGGGCATGGCCGAGATCGACGTGGCCATGCAGTGGACCAGCGAGTACCACGACTCGATCCACTCCTTCGCCAACACGATCAACACCCACGAGGGGGGTACGCACGAGGAGGGCTTCCGGGCCGCGCTGACCTCGGTGGTGAACCGGATGGCCAAGGAGGCCGGGATCCTGCCCACCAAGGGCAAGGACGGCATCGAGAACCTCGACGCGGCCGACATCCGCGAGGGGCTGACCGCGGTCCTCAGCGTGAAGCTCGGCGACCCGCAGTTCGAGGGGCAGACCAAGACCAAGCTCGGCAACACCCACATCCGCAGCTTCGTGCAGCGGACGGTGAACGAGCACCTCAAGACCTGGTTCGAGGAGCACCCGAACGAGGGCAAGCGCATCTTCCTGAAGGCCGTGTCGTCCGCGCAGGCGCGGATGGCGGCCCGGCAGGCGCGCGACCTGACCCGGCGCAAGGGCCTCCTCGACTCGACGTCGCTGCCCGGCAAGCTGGCGGACTGCCAGTCCCGGAACCCCGAGGAGTGCGAGATCTTCGTGGTCGAGGGGGACTCCGCCGGCGGCACGTCCAAGCAGGCGCGCAAGCGGGAGTACCAGGCGATCCTGCCGATCCGCGGGAAGATCCTGAACGTCGAGAAGGCCCGGATCACCAAGATCCTCGAGAACAAGGAGATCCAGGCGCTGATCACCGCGATCGGGACCGGCATCGGTGAGGAGTTCGACATCACCAAGGCCCGGTACCACAAGGTCGTGATGCTGATGGACGCCGACGTCGACGGCGCCCACATCCGGACCCTCGTCCTGACCTTCCTGTTCCGCTACATGCGCGAGCTCATCGAGGCCGGCTACGTCTACATCGCCCAGCCGCCGCTGTACCAGATCAAGCCCAAGGGCTCGAAGTCGAAGAAGAACATGCGCTACGCGCTGAACGACGCCGAGCGCGACCGGATCGTGGCGGAGATGACCAACGGCGAGGGCCGGAAGGTCGAGATCGGCCGCCTCAAGGGCCTCGGCGAGATGGACGCCGAGCAGCTCGAGGTCACGACCATGGACCCGCGGACCCGGAAGATGCTGCAGGTCTCCCTGCAGGACGCCGCCGCCGCCGACCAGATGTTCTCCATCCTGATGGGTGACGACGTCGAGGCACGTCGTGACTTCATCGTCCGCAACGCGAAGAACGTGGAGTTCCTCGATGTCTGA
- the gyrA gene encoding DNA gyrase subunit A, whose product MSDNDLPGGPIDPNDEVGAEIADAALETFEPVEIEEELQRSYIDYAMSVIVGRALPHARDGLKPVHRRILFSMWEGGMRAGTQHRKSAAAVGDVMKKYHPHGDSPIYDAMVRMAQPWAIRYPLVEGHGNFGSVDGDPPAAMRYTEARLSPLAMELLRDIEEETVDFQDSYDGMESEPLVLPSRFPNLLVNGSAGIAVGMATNVPPHNLNEITDAVIAQIRNPEITLEELMQIVPGPDFPTGALIMGNAPIREAYETGRGSIRMRAIVDVEEHAGGERLVATELPYQVNKANLALKIAELVNTKRITGIRDIRDESNRQGNRLVIELKRDANAQVVLNQLYKMTQLQDTFGVINLSLVNGVPRTMGLKATIAEYIDHQVEIIRRRTEYRLRKARERAHVLEGLIVALENLDDVIQLIRNSASADAALSELMETYDLSEVQARAILDLPLRRLAALERQRIAEEYDELMGRITELEGILADHQKVLDIITTELSEIRDKFGDARRTRIVPAEGDLDVEDLITEEEIVVTITQGGYIKRVKASEYRTQKRGGKGISSGGLKDEDIIWDLFSTSTHHWVLFFTSTGRMHRIKAWQIPEKSRTARGVYIANVPGREREADEVVRTVVHLPDLQSEGLNLLFTTAGGIVKRTKLEEYDSPRSTLIAISLREGDELIDVRLTSGDDQVILVSEKGQAIRFHESDARTMGRSASGVKGMDLADDDKVLACAIAEPEGYLVVITDEGYGKRTPLERYPTQKRGGKGVLTARLTDARGSLVGALVAGYEQEIFVVTDRGTIIRMDVKDVRPTGRATQGVRIMTPAAGAKVASVAKVMELVDDEDDVEGTAPVEGDDDPADEAGADE is encoded by the coding sequence ATGTCTGACAACGACCTCCCGGGCGGCCCGATCGATCCGAACGACGAGGTCGGCGCGGAGATCGCCGACGCGGCCCTCGAGACCTTCGAGCCGGTCGAGATCGAGGAGGAGCTGCAGCGCTCCTACATCGACTACGCGATGTCCGTCATCGTCGGACGGGCGCTGCCGCACGCCCGCGACGGGTTGAAGCCGGTGCACCGCCGGATCCTCTTCAGCATGTGGGAGGGCGGCATGCGGGCGGGGACCCAGCACCGCAAGTCCGCCGCCGCCGTCGGCGACGTGATGAAGAAGTACCACCCCCACGGCGACTCCCCGATCTACGACGCGATGGTCCGCATGGCCCAGCCCTGGGCCATCCGCTACCCGCTGGTCGAGGGGCACGGGAACTTCGGGTCCGTCGACGGCGACCCGCCCGCGGCGATGCGCTACACCGAGGCCCGGCTGTCCCCGCTCGCGATGGAGCTCCTCCGCGACATCGAGGAGGAGACCGTCGACTTCCAGGACTCCTACGACGGGATGGAGTCCGAGCCGCTGGTGCTGCCCAGCCGCTTCCCGAACCTGCTGGTCAACGGGTCGGCCGGCATCGCCGTCGGGATGGCGACCAACGTCCCCCCGCACAACCTCAACGAGATCACCGACGCGGTCATCGCCCAGATCCGCAACCCGGAGATCACGCTCGAGGAGCTGATGCAGATCGTCCCCGGGCCGGACTTCCCGACCGGCGCGCTGATCATGGGCAACGCCCCGATCCGCGAGGCCTACGAGACCGGCCGCGGCTCGATCCGCATGCGCGCGATCGTCGACGTCGAGGAGCACGCCGGCGGGGAGCGGCTGGTCGCCACCGAGCTGCCCTACCAGGTCAACAAGGCGAACCTGGCGCTCAAGATCGCCGAGCTGGTCAACACCAAGCGGATCACCGGCATCCGCGACATCCGCGACGAGTCCAACCGCCAGGGCAACCGGCTGGTCATCGAGCTCAAGCGCGACGCCAACGCCCAGGTCGTGCTGAACCAGCTCTACAAGATGACCCAGCTGCAGGACACCTTCGGCGTCATCAACCTGTCGCTGGTCAACGGCGTGCCCCGGACGATGGGGCTCAAGGCCACCATCGCGGAGTACATCGACCACCAGGTCGAGATCATCCGCCGGCGGACCGAGTACCGGCTCCGCAAGGCGCGCGAGCGCGCCCACGTCCTCGAGGGCCTGATCGTCGCCCTCGAGAACCTCGACGACGTCATCCAGCTCATCCGGAACTCCGCCAGCGCCGACGCCGCCCTGAGCGAGCTGATGGAGACCTACGACCTCTCCGAGGTCCAGGCCCGCGCCATCCTCGACCTGCCCCTCCGCCGCCTGGCCGCCCTCGAGCGCCAGCGCATCGCCGAGGAGTACGACGAGCTGATGGGCCGCATCACCGAGCTCGAGGGGATCCTCGCGGACCACCAGAAGGTCCTCGACATCATCACCACCGAGCTCAGCGAGATCCGCGACAAGTTCGGCGACGCCCGCCGCACCCGCATCGTGCCCGCGGAGGGGGACCTCGACGTCGAGGACCTCATCACCGAGGAGGAGATCGTCGTCACGATCACCCAGGGCGGCTACATCAAGCGGGTCAAGGCCAGCGAGTACCGCACCCAGAAGCGCGGCGGCAAGGGCATCTCGTCCGGCGGGCTGAAGGACGAGGACATCATCTGGGACCTGTTCAGCACCTCGACCCACCACTGGGTGCTGTTCTTCACCTCCACCGGTCGGATGCACCGGATCAAGGCGTGGCAGATCCCCGAGAAGAGCCGCACCGCCCGCGGGGTGTACATCGCGAACGTGCCGGGCCGCGAGCGCGAGGCCGACGAGGTCGTCCGCACCGTCGTGCACCTGCCCGACCTCCAGTCCGAGGGCCTGAACCTGCTGTTCACGACCGCCGGCGGGATCGTCAAGCGGACCAAGTTGGAGGAGTACGACTCGCCGCGGTCGACGTTGATCGCCATCTCCCTCCGCGAGGGCGACGAGCTGATCGACGTGCGGCTGACCAGCGGCGACGACCAGGTCATCCTCGTCAGCGAGAAGGGCCAGGCGATCCGCTTCCACGAGTCCGACGCCCGGACGATGGGTCGCAGCGCGTCGGGCGTCAAGGGCATGGACCTCGCGGACGACGACAAGGTCCTGGCCTGCGCCATCGCCGAGCCCGAGGGCTACCTGGTCGTCATCACCGACGAGGGGTACGGCAAGCGCACCCCGCTCGAGCGCTACCCCACCCAGAAGCGCGGCGGGAAGGGCGTGCTGACCGCCCGGCTGACCGACGCGCGCGGCAGCCTGGTCGGCGCGCTCGTCGCCGGCTACGAGCAGGAGATCTTCGTCGTCACCGACCGCGGCACGATCATCCGCATGGACGTCAAGGACGTCCGCCCCACCGGCCGCGCGACCCAGGGCGTCCGGATCATGACGCCGGCCGCAGGCGCGAAGGTGGCGAGCGTCGCCAAGGTGATGGAGCTCGTCGACGACGAGGACGACGTGGAGGGGACGGCGCCGGTCGAGGGCGACGACGACCCGGCCGACGAGGCCGGGGCGGACGAGTGA
- a CDS encoding DUF3566 domain-containing protein: MSTTQRPQSARSRGATRVSSQPPRERVRTGQVVRRRATVRRVDPWSVLKLSVIFYFCFLLVVMLGLTVFWSVVINIGIIDTITSFLADLQLELAINGSNIARAAFLLGLLNVVLWTGINVFLAFLYNLVADLLGGLRIELASEE, from the coding sequence ATGTCCACCACACAGCGCCCGCAGAGCGCCCGCAGCCGCGGCGCGACCCGCGTGAGCAGCCAACCGCCACGCGAGCGCGTCCGCACCGGGCAGGTCGTGCGGCGCCGTGCCACCGTCCGCCGGGTCGACCCCTGGTCGGTCCTGAAGCTCAGCGTGATCTTCTACTTCTGCTTCCTGCTGGTGGTGATGCTCGGCCTGACCGTGTTCTGGTCGGTCGTCATCAACATCGGGATCATCGACACGATCACCAGCTTCCTGGCCGACCTGCAGCTCGAGCTCGCGATCAACGGGTCCAACATCGCCCGCGCCGCGTTCCTCCTGGGCCTGCTCAACGTCGTGCTGTGGACCGGCATCAACGTCTTCCTCGCCTTCCTCTACAACCTGGTCGCCGACCTCCTCGGCGGCCTTCGGATCGAGTTGGCGAGCGAGGAGTAG